The genomic DNA CACTGGCAGCCCGCGCCCGCGGTGTCGCACCTGGCCTTCGAGGTGCAGGACCTGCCCGCGCTGCGCCACCGCCTGCTGCAGGCCGAGCTGGCGCTGGTGGAAAACCGCGCGCTGCCCGGCTACCTGCGCTTTTACGTCAAGGACCCGGCGGGCAACCAGCTGGAGTTTCTGGAACCCGATGACGAATTACAGGAAATCACCCCATGACACAGACCACCCGAGAGCTGCAGATATCGCCTGTGGCGGACCCCGTTGACCTGCCCTTCGACGGGCCTTGGCTCCCCGCGCCGCTGGCCCGCTTTCTTGCCAACGTCGCGCAGCGCCTGCTGCCCTGGGCCGTGCCCGTGGGGCTGATCGTGCTGTGGCAAATCGCATCGTCGCTGGGCTGGCTGTCCACCCGCGTGCTGCCCGCGCCGCTCGAAGTCGTGAAGGCGGCCTGGACGCTCACCGCGTCGGGCGAGTTGTGGACGCACGTCAAGGTCAGCGCGGGCCGCGCGCTGGCCGGGCTGGCTATTGGCGGCGGGCTGGGCCTGCTGCTGGGCTTGCTCACCGGCTCGGTCAAGCTGTTCGAGACGCTGCTCGACTCCACCATCCAGATGGTGCGCAACATCCCCGCGCTGGCGCTGATCCCGCTGGTGATCCTGTGGTTCGGTATCGACGAGTCGGCCAAGCTGTTCCTCATCAGCGTGTCGGTGTTCTTCCCGATCTACCTCAACACCTTCCACGGCATCCGCAACGTGGACCCGGGCCTGATCGAGATGGGGCGCACCTACGGCCTGGGCCGCTGGCAGCTTTACCAACAGATCATCCTGCCCGGCGCGCTCTCCAGCATCCTGGTGGGGCTGCGCTTCTCGCTGGGGCTGATGTGGGTGATCCTGATCGTGGCCGAAACCATCTCGGCGCAGGCCGGCATCGGCTACCTGACCATGAACGCCCGCGAGTTTTTGCAGACCGACATCGTGCTCGTGGGCATCCTGCTCTATGCCCTGCTGGGCAAGCTGGCCGACCTGTTTGCCAAGGGGCTGGAGCGCTACTGGCTGCGCTGGCATCCTGGTTATGCATCGCCCTGAGCAACTGCGCCGCATCGGCGGCTTGGCGGCCCTTGCGCGGCGTCCCTCGCATGGGGCCGCGCCCCCGCGCAATCACTGTGTCCTATCACTCATATTTTTATAGCTGCTAGCGCTTGATGGATAAGCGCAGGAGGCCATTTTGACCATTAATTCATCCCAACAAATCCAGGGCGTGCGCCTGGAAGTGCGCAACGTGGACAAGCGCTACGGCACGCGCAACGTGCTGAAAAAGACCGAACTCACCATCGAGCCCGGCCAGTTTGTGGCCATCGTGGGCCGCAGCGGCTGCGGCAAGAGCACGCTGCTGCGCCTGGTGGCGGGCCTGGAATCGGTCTCGGGCGGTGCGATCCGCCTCGATGGCAAAGACATTGCCGGACTGAGCAGCGACACCCGCATCATGTTCCAGGACTCGCGCCTGCTGCCCTGGAAGCGCGTGGCCGACAACGTGGCCCTGGGTCTGCCGCCCGAGCGACGCGGCGCCGCCGCTGACGTGCTGGCCCGCGTGGGCCTGGGCGACCGCCTGGGCGAGTGGCCGGCGCGCCTGTCTGGCGGCCAGCGCCAGCGCGTGGCCCTGGCTCGCGCACTGGTGCACAACCCGCGCCTGCTGCTGCTCGACGAACCGCTGGGCGCGCTCGATGCGCTCACCCGCATCGAGATGCACCGCCTGATTGAAGGCCTGTGGCAGGCCAGCGGCTTCACCGCGCTGCTCGTCACCCACGACGTGCAGGAAGCCGTGGCCCTGGCCGACCGGGTGATCCTGATTGAGGACGGCCAGATCGCGCTGGACCAGCGCATCGACCTGCCTCGGCCCCGTTCGCATGGTGACGCGGCATTTGCCGCCATTGAAAAACGCATTCTTGACCGCGTGCTGCAAAAGCCCGAGGGTGAACCCGCGCACGAATCAGCATGGCCCGGCGTGCCGGCCCACGGTTTGCGCTGGGCGGTGTGATTTCCTTTTCGCTTTCACTGAAATTTTTCAACGGACTTATCAAGGAGAACCCCATGTCCATTCAAGCCATCAATGTTCGCAACCAGTTCAAGGGCAAAGTGCGCGAGATCATTCGCGGCGATGTCGTCTCGGAAGTCGATGTCGAAACCCCGTGGGGCATCGTCACCTCGGTCATCACCACCCGCTCGGTGGACGATCTGGCCCTGGTGGTGGGCTCGGACGTAGTGGCCCTCGTCAAGTCCACCGAGGTGTCGATCGCCAAGCTGTAAGCAATGTGAGTTAAACGGGCTGCTAGCGCTTTATGGATAAGCGCCAGCAGCTATAAAAATAGTAGTAAAGGCCCTGCATTGCGGGGCCTCCCCATTGGGCCCCATGAATTTTCAGCAACTGCGCTCCGTGCGCGAAGCCGTGCGCCGTGGCTTCAACCTGACCGAGGTGGCGGCCATGCTCCACACCTCGCAGCCCGGCGTCAGCCGCCAGATCCGCGAGCTGGAGGAAGAGCTGGGCGTGGAGATCTTCGTGCGCGCCGGCAAGCGGCTCACCGGCCTCACGCCGCCCGGTGAAACGCTGCTGCCCATCGTGGAGCGCCTGCTGCTGGAGTCGGACAACCTGCGGCGCGTGGGGCAGGATTTCAGCGCCAGCGCGCAGGGGCGCCTGTCGGTGGCGGCCACGCATTCGCAGGCGCGCTATGCGCTGCCGCAGGTGGTGCGCGACTTTCGCACGCTGTTTCCGCAGGTGTCGCTGCACCTGCACCAGGGCTCGCCGCGCCAGGTGGCCGAAATGCTGCTCTCCGGCGAGGCCGACATCGGCGTGGCTACCGAGGCGCTGGCAGGCTACGACACGCTGGTCACGCTGCCTTGCTACCGCTGGACGCACAGCATCGTTGTGCCACCGGGCCATGCGCTGCTGCAGCTGAGCGAACCGGTCACGCTGGAGCAGCTGGCGCAATTCCCCATCATCACCTACGAACTCGGCTACACCGGCCGCGCGCACATCGACGAGGCCTTTGCGCGCGAAGGCATCGCCCCCGACATCGTGCTCACCGCCATGGATGCCGACGTGATCAAGACCTATGTGGAGCTGGACATGGGCGTGGGCATCGTCGCCTCGATCGCCGTGGACCCCGAGCGCGACCGGCAGCTGCGCATGATTGATGCGGGCCACCTGTTCGAGGTCAACCTCACGCGGCTGGCCCTGCGCAAAGGAGCGTGGCTGCGCGGCTATGCCTACCACTTCATCGAGAGCTTCGTGCCCACGCTGACGCGCGAAAGTGTGGAAAAGGCCATGCGCGAGGGGGCCGCGCTGCCAGTGCCCGACTGAGGCGCGCGCAAGGAAGGTACCAGAGGTGCGCAGTCGGCATGCGCATGGCAAGTCTGCGCCGCGCGCATATGGTTCCTTGAAATTCTGCGTTCACAGCGCGCAGGGGGCCGGGTAACGTGGCTACAGCCGGCCTGGCTTGTAGCGGGCCGGGCTGCCAACCGACCCTTTTCGCTCAAGGAACCCCGATGACCCAACGCAAGCTGCGCCTCGGCGCTTTCATCATGGCCACCGGCCACCACATTGCCGCGTGGCGCCACCCCGGCGCGCAGGCTGACGCCGGTATCAACATCGACCACTACATCGCGCTGGCCAAGACGGCCGAGCGCGGCTTGTTCGACCAGGTGTTCGTGGCCGACAGCCCCGGCATCAAGCACACGGGCGACGAGGAATCGTTCAGCCGCCAGGGGCGCATGTCGCATTTCGAACCTGTCACGCTGTGGGCCGCGCTGTCGGCCGTGACGCAGCACATTGGCTTTGTGGCAACGGCCTCCACCACCTACGAAGATCCGTTTCTGCTGGCCCGCAAGTTCGCCTCGCTCGACCACATTAGCAAGGGCCGTGCCGCCTGGAACGTGGTAACGACCAGCGCCGATTCGGTGCACGGCAACTTTGGCCTGGCGGCCCATCCCGACCCGGCTGCGCGCTACGAGCGTGCCCATGAGTTCGTGGATGTGGTCAAGGGTTTGTGGGACAGTTTTGACGACGATGCCTTTGTGCGCGACCGCGCCTCGGGCGTGTACTTTGACCCGCAGAAACTGCACAAGCTCAACCATGTGGGCAAACACCTCAAGGTGGAGGGGCCTTTGAACATTGAGCGCCCGCCGCAGGGTTATCCGGTGATTGTGCAGGCCGGCTCGTCGGAAGACGGCAAGGAGCTGGCCGCCGCCACGGCCGAGGCCATCTTCACGGCCTGGACCAGCCTGGCCGAGGCGCAGGCTTTCTACAGCGACGTGAAGGGCCGCATGGCCAAGTACGGCCGTCGGCCCGAGGAATTGCTGGTGCTGCCGGGCATCTCGCCGGTGATCGGCCGCACGCAGGAACAGGCCGAGGCCAAGTGGGCCGAGTTGCAGGCACTGATCCACCCCTCGGTCGGCCTGGCCACGCTGGCGCCGTTCTGGCCGCTCGACGAGCTGCAGCGCTGGGACCTGGATGCCCCGCCGCCGTATTACCCCGAGCCGCCCAAGGGCGTCAACAGCCGCGCGCATGTGGTGATCGAGCTGGCGCGGCGCGAGAAATACACCATCCGCCAGCTTTATGAATACCTGGCGGGCGCGCGCGGCCACTGGGTGGTGATCGGCACGCCAGAAACCATTGCCGACCGCATGCAGGAGTGGTTTGAAAATGGCGCGGCCGATGGCTTCAATGTGATGCCATCGGTACTGCCGCAGTCACTGGACGAGTTTGTGGAGCTGGTCATTCCCGAGCTGCAGCGCCGTGGCTTGTTTCGCACCGCCTACGAAGGTAGCACGCTGCGCGAGAACCTGGGCCTGGCGCGGCCCGAGAGCCGTTATGCGCATGCGGTGAAGGTGGCCTGAGGCGGCTGCGCCAAACCGAGGGATGGCCTGTATAACCCTCGCGAGTCGGTGGTAGTGCGGATCGGGATGGGCCACAAGGCGTCTTTTTGCGGCCAATAGCTCGGCTATTGGAAAGAAAAGCAACGCAGTGGACCGCCCGAGGCCGCGCTATCACAGACCGCAGGGAGTTATGCAGGCCATCCCTAACCCATGGCGAGCCTGGTTTGGCGCTTTGCTGTATCCGCTGTCGTTATCAGCTGTAGTTGGCGGGCTGCGGAAGCTCGCCGTTGAGGGCCCAGCGGCCCAGTGTCTGGAGCTTGTAGTCCAGCGGATCGTGCAGGGTGTGCGTGCGCACGTTGCGCCAGAAACGGTCGTAACCCAGGCTGGCGCGGGTGCCGCGCGAGCCCACCACTTCAAACAGTTCCTGGCTGGCAAACAGGCCCGCGCGGTGCGCAATGACCTTGGCTTCGGCCACGGCCAGGGCCACTTCGCCGCGCTGCGCTGCGGTCAGGGATTGGCCGCGTTCCCAGGCGGCCTGCGCGGCGTGCGCCGCGCGCTCGGCCAGGGCGGTGGCAGCGGCAATCTGGGCCTGCATGTCGCCCATGCGGTTGAGAAGGTAGGGGTCTTCTGTGGCGCGATCCACTGCGGCAACAATCCAGGGGCGGCCTTCGGCATGGGCGTATTGGCGGGCCTCCTGCTGCGCGCCCTGGGCAATGCCCAGGTAGAGGTTGACGAGCACCAGTTGCGCCAGGCAGTTGCGCAGGGTGTGGAACACGCTGGGTGGCGTGTGGTGCTCGCGCATCACATCCACGCCGCTCAGCAGCACCTGGTCAAAGCGCACCGAGCCGCTGTCGGTCTGCCGCTGGCCGATGGGGTCCCAGTCTTCCTGCACCGAGATGCCCGGTGCCTGCGTGGCCAGGATGCCCAGCACGGGCTGGTCGCCGCCCGGGTGGCGGGCCGACACTGTCATGTAGCTTGATCCGCGCGTGCCCGAGCAAAAGCCCTTGGTGCCATCGAGCAGAAAATTCGGCCCCTCGCCGTGGGCCAGCAGGCGGGTGTCGCGCGGGTTCAGGGCATTGCCCCACCAGCCTTGCTCATCGGCGGTACGGCGCAGCCAGCGGCGCTGCTGCTCGGCATTGCCGTAGATGAGCACGGTGGCCACCTGCAGCTGATGGAAGGCCAGCAGGTGGGCTAGCGAGCTGTCCACCGCGGCGAGCTGGCGCACCAGGCGGTAGATGTCGGGCCAGGGCTGCTCCAGACCACCGTGTTCTTGGGGAATGGCCAGGCGCAGCAGGCCGGCGTCGCGGATCTGCGCCTTTTCGAAGGTGGCGTGGCCTCCCTGGCGGTCGCGTTCGACAGCGGTTTGGCGCAGGGTGTGCAGGAGGTCGGTGAGGTCAAAAGGCATGGGGAAAATGAAGTGCGGGAGGCGAGTTAAATCATTGAAACCAAGGCGCATCAGTGGCAGATGGCGCCGTCCTGCAGCAAGGCCACTTCGAGCATGATTTCACTGGTGCGTTGCAGCCGGGCCTGCGCTTCCAACCCCTGGGCGCGCCATTGGTCCAGCACGGCATCGAGGTGACGCGCCGATTCGGGGTCGGCTTGAGCCAGCTGCACCTGGGCCGAGGGGGCGGGCGCGATGGCATCGTCGAGCAGGCGGTAAAAGCGCCATTCGGTCTGCGCCAGCAGCCGCTGCAGCAGACCTTCGTCTTCGGCCAGCGCCGCGCATTCGCCGGCCATGAAGGCGCTGACGGCATGCACCGCCGAGCGGTATTGCACCGGGCGTGCGCCCAGGCGCTCGCGCAGAGGTTCGGCGTAGGGGCTGCCCTGGGCAACGCACACGTTCAGACCGGCCAGATGTGCCGGGCTCTCCAGCGGGCTCTTGCGCATCACGACGATGCGGCCAGGCCCCTTCACATAGGGCACCGCGCCGCGCATCGGGGTTGGCGTGCCTGCCGGACCGGGCGGACTGCCCGCCAGCACCAGATCCACCTGGCCTGCCGCCGTGGCCGTTGCCACCTGTTCGGGCGCGAGACCCACCAGTTGCACCTTCACACCCAATTGCTGGGCAATATGGCTCGCCAAACCGGCGTCGTAGCTGTCGGGTTCGGGGGGCAAAGGGTCGCTGGGCAGGGACGGGCGTGGGTACTCGCGCACGCCCACGCGCAGCACGCCGCGCTCGCGCGCCTGCAGCAGCAGGGGCCCGGGCGCCGGAGCGGAAAGGTTGGCTGGTGCGAAGGCTGCCACCAGCAGGTAGGCATCGGCTGGCCACCGCGACATCGCAACCCATCCGGCCGCAGCCAAGGCCGCCAGCGCCGCCAGCCACACGCGGCGTTGTATCGCGCGCCACAAAGGGCGTGGCTGCACGGCTGCGCCGCCCGAGGGCAGGGCGCGGGGCTCAGCCATGGAACTCCAGCCCCTTGCGCCAGCCGGTGAGCCGCGCCTCGATCAGGGCGAGTAGGTAGTTCAGGCCCAGCCCCAGCAGGGCCAGCAGCAGGATGCCCGCGTACATGGTGGGGATCTGGAAGATCTCCTGCGCATTCAGGGTCAGAAAACCCAGCCCTGCATGCGCGCCGATCATTTCCGCGGCCACCAGCGCCGTGATCGAATACGCGCCCGCCAGCCGGATGCCCGTGAAGATCGAGGGCGAGGCCGCCGGTAGCACCACCCTGAAGAAGATGTAGCCGCGCGATGCCCCCATCGACAGGGCCGAATGCACCAGCAATTTGTCCACCTGCTTGACGCCACCGATGGTGTTGAGCAGCACTGGCCAGAACGCAGCCCAGAAGATGATGGCCACCTTGGATGATTCGCCAATGCCCAGGAACAGCAGGAACACCGGAAACAGCGCAAACGCCGACACCTGGCGAAACAGCTGCAGCAGCGGGTCCATAAAGGCTTCAAAACGCTGGATGGCGCCCATCAGCAGCCCCAGGCCAACGCCGCTGGAGATGGCCAGCAGCAGGCCGATCAGCGAGCGTTGCAGGCTGGCGGTGACATGCTTCCAGAGCTGGCCGTTGTCCACCAGGGTGGCGATGGCGCGCACCACGTCGGAGGGCGGGCTCAAGAACGCCGGGTTCACCCAGCCCGCGCGAGGCAGCAGCTCCCACACGGCCAGGAACAGCAGGATGCAGGCGCTGCGCTCCAGGCCGCGCCGCAGCGCGCGCAGCAGGCCGAGGTGTGTGGCCGTGGACTCTACCGGGGCCGGCCCGGTGGTTGCAATGGCAGCAGCGGCGGTGACAGATGTGGTAGATGTGGTCATATGGCAAATCCCGTGAGGGCCAGGCGAAAGTCTGGCGCGGTGGGCACCAGCGGGGCGAGCGGTTCTTGTCGGTGGTTGCTGGCAAAGGCCACCTCGTCGCGCAGGATTTCCCAGGCTTGCTGGCGCAACTGCACAAACGCCGTGGAGTTGCGGATTTCCGGGGCACGCGGGCGTGGCAGCGGCACGTCCAGAATCGCCTTGATGCGGCCGGGCCGGTGCGTCATCACGGCAATGCGGTCCGACAGGTAGATCGCCTCGTCCAGGCTGTGGGTGATGAAGACGATGGTTTTCTTGTGCAGCTCCCAGATGCGCAGCAGCTCGGACTGCAGGATTTCGCGCGTCTGCGCATCGAGCGCGGCAAAGGGCTCGTCCATCAGCAGCAGGTCGGGGTTGTAGGCCAGCGAGCGCGCAATGGCCACGCGCTGGCGCATGCCGCCCGACAGCTCATGCGGGTAACGATGGCCGAAGCCTTCCAGCCCCACCAGTTCCAGAAACTCCTGCGCGGTGCGCCTGCGCTCGGCCTTGGGCACCTTGCGGATCTCCAGCCCCACCTCGATGTTGCGCAGCACCGTGCGCCACGGAAACAGCGCATAGCCCTGGAACACCACGCCCTGGTGCTGGTTGATGCCCTCGGCGGGGCGGCCGTCGATGGTGATGCTGCCGCCGGTCTTGCGCGACAGGCCTGCCAGCATGCTGAGGAAAGTGGATTTCCCGCAGCCCGAAGGCCCGAGGATGGTGAAGAACTCGCCGGGGCGCACGTCCAGGTCGAAGTTCTTCAGCGCGGAAATGGTCTTTTTCTGGCCGAGCTCGTCACGGACCTGAAAGTCCATCTGCACGCCGCGCGCCACGATCTTGGCATCGCTCATGGGGTCAGCCCTTGGCGTGCGGGTTGAATTCGTTGGTGTAAACGTCGGCCACCTTGACCTTGCCGGGGGCTAGCTTGCCTTCGGCCTGCAGGATGTCGATGTAGTACTGGATGGGTGGCTCGGTGATGAGCTGGTTGTCCACGTAGGCGTAGCGCTCCACATGCTTAAGGTCCATGCCGATGCGCTCGGCCGTGTATTTGCGGGCCTCCTCGGGGTTGGCGTTGACCCAGTTGCCGGCCTTGGCAAGGGCGGCCACCACGTCACGCACGGCCTGCGGGTTCTCGCGGGCGAACTTGCCGTTCACGCTGTAGGGCGACATGCCACCGAGGCCGCCGTCCAGGTCGAAGTCGCTCCACAGGCGCAGCAGGTCGGTGTTGGCTTCGGCGCCACCCGAGTGCGGCGGGTGGATGATGGCCAGGTCCACATTGCCCGTTACCACCGCCTGCTCGTTCTGGTTGTCGGGCACCACGATGAAGTTGATCTTGTTCACGTCCACGCCGTGCTCGCGCAGGTATTTCTTGGTGACGAACTCGGCGCAGGCGCCAAAGCTGTTGAAGCCGATGGTCTTGCCTTCAAGGTCCTTGGGCTGGCGGATGCCCGAGCTCTTCTTCACGAAGTACTTCATGTGGGGCGCTTCCTGCAGCGTCTTGCCGCCTGCTGCCACCACCTTCATGTCGGCGCCACTGGCAATGGCCGAGATCACCAGCGGCACCATGCGGGCACCAAAGTGGATGTCACCCGTGCCCACGAGCGGAATGATCTGCGGCGCGGCCACCTTGCCCACGTACTTGGGCCGGGTGCTGGTGCCCTCGAAATAGCCCAGGCGGTCGGCCAGGTAGATCAGGTCGAACGAGGGGTTGTCGGGGTAGAGAAATTCGACGATCTTGCTGTTGCTTGCCGCCGGCGGTGCAGTGGCGCCAGCGGTGGCGGCGGCCTGCTCATCGGGGCGGGAGCAGGCGGCCAGGCCCCAGCTGGCAGCGGTCAGTGCGGTGAGGGTTTTCAGCGCCGAGCGGCGGCTGGTGGCTAAGGTCATGGTGCGCAGTCCTTCGAAAGGGAAACAGGTCGAAGGCTGCAGCGTAGGTTTTGATGCGCATCAAGCCAACGAAGGTTTGCGCATATGGTTAGGCGGTGCGTCGCGCATGCGCGGCCCGCAACCGAAATTTCAAGTAAAAATGGCCTTTAGCGCTTATTGATAAAGCGGTGTTAGCTATCCAATTTGTAGCGATATTCAGGCCAAGCCCTGTCAGGGTGCGGGATCGCCCGGCCCGATTCAGCGCTTCGAATCCGGCGGGCTGGCCGGCGAATTGGGCGGCGCAAACAAATCCCAGCTGGCGATGAACAAGGCCGCGATGGCGGGGCCGATGACAAACCCGGTCAGCCCGAACAGGGCCATTCCGCCCAGCGTGGAGATCAGCACCACGTAGTCTGGCATCTTGGTGTCCTTGCCCACGAGGATGGGGCGCAGCACGTTGTCCACGAGTCCGATCACGCCAATGCCATACAAGGTGAGTACCACGCCTTGCAATGTGGCGCCGGTGGCCAGAAAGTAGAGCGCCACAGGCCCCCAGACAAGGCCGGCACCCACGGCGGGCAGCAGCGACAGAAAGGCCATGGCCACGCCCCACAGCACGGGGCCCTGGATGCCCAGAATCCAGAAAATCAGGCCGCCCAGTGCCCCTTGCGATGCCGCCACCACGATGTTTCCCTTGACGGTGGCCCGGATGACGGTGGTGAACTTGCTGGTCAGCTGGCGCTTGTGTTCGCTGTCGAGCGGCGTGGCGTGGCTGATGCGTTTGGCCAGTGCCGCGCCGTCGCGCAGCAGAAAGAACAGCAGATACAGCATGACGCCAAAGCCCACCATGAACTCCAGCGTGTTCTGCCCGATGTTCAGCGCCTTGGTCGCGACAAACTGGCTGGCCTGTACAGCCACCGACGACAGCTTTTCCTGCACTTGGCCCAGGGTTGTGAGGTTGAACCGGTCCAGTAGGCCGGCGGCCCAGGCGGGCAGGGCGGCAATGATCTGCTGCAGATACTGGCCAAAATTCAGCTGGCCGGACTTGGTGCGGTCATAGATGCCGGTGGCTTCCTGTACCAGCGAAACAGCGATCAGGGTCATGGGCAAAATGACCATCACCAGGCACAGAACCAAGGTGGCCAGGGCAGCCAGGTTCGGGCTGCCGGGCATGCGCCGCAGCAGGCGGCGGTGCAGTGGCGCAAACAGGATCGCCAGCACCACTCCCCAGAACACCGCACCATGAAACTGCCACAGGATGGCGCCGAAGGCGAGCGTGACCAGCGTCAGGAGAATCAGGAACACGCGGTTCTCAAAGGAGGAGGGTTGCATGGGCGTCGGGGGGGCAGATGGAATGCACGCACTGTACGCGAGTGAATGGCAGGCGCATGACAGGGGCTGCCGCCGGACGGGTATTCGCCGGGGGGACTGCCGGCTGGAGCGCCTGGGCGTTCAATGGCACAATACCGTCCGTACCAAGGCCCTTCCCCAGCCACAGTCGCATCCGCCAATCGGTCCAGCCGTGTCGCGGAAGGTTTCTCAACCAGCTAATGCTTCCCCAAGGGAAGCGGAGGTCAGCGGAATATGAGCGATACGACATCCGTCTATCAAGCCTACCAAGGCAACACCTACCTCTTCGGCGGCAATGCGCCCTATGTCGAAGAGATGTATGAAAACTATCTTGCCAACCCTGGCAGCGTGCCCGACACCTGGCGCGCGTATTTTGATGCGCTGCAGCATGTTCCCGCTGTGGACGGATCCAATGCCAAGGATGTCCCGCACCTCCCCGTGATCAATGCCTTTGCCGAGCGCGCAAAGCAAGGCGGCACCAAGGTGGTGGTGGCCAGCAACGACGCCGAAATGGGCCGCAAGCGCACCGCAGTGCAGCAACTGATTGCCGCCTACCGCAACGTGGGCCAGCGCTGGGCCGATCTGGACCCCCTGAAGCGCGCCGAGCGCCCCGCCATTCCCGAGCTGGAGCCTTCGTTTTACGGCTTCACCGATGCGGACCAGGAAACGGTTTTCAACACCAGCAACACTTTTTTCGGCAAGGACACCATGTCCCTGCGCGATCTGATCAATGCGCTGCGCGAAACCTATTGCGGCACCCTCGGTGCGGAGTACATGCACACCACGGATCAGACGCAAAAGCGCTGGTGGCAACAAAAACTCGAAAGCATCCGCAGCAAGCCCCAGTTCAGTGCCGACAAGAAAAAGCACATTCTTGAGCGCCTGACGGCCGCCGAGGGCCTGGAGCGCTACCTGCACACCAAGTACGTCGGGCAAAAGCGCTTTTCGCTGGAAGGTGGCGAGAGCTTCATCGCTGCCATGGACGAGTTGATCCATTCCGCAGGCTCCAAGGGCGTTCAGGAAATCGTGATCGGCATGGCCCACCGTGGCCGGTTGAACGTGCTGGTCAACACCCTGGGCAAGATGCCCAAGGATCTTTTTGCCGAATTCGACCACACGGCGCCAGAAGACTTGCCCGCCGGTGACGTCAAATACCACCAGGGTTTCAGCTCGGATATCGCTACCGTGGGTGGCCCGGTGCATCTGTCGCTGGCCTTCAACCCCTCGCACCTTGAAATCGTGAACCCGGTGGTGGAAGGCTCGGTGCGTGCCCGCATGGACCGCCGCGGCGACCAGCGTGGCAGCCAGGTTCTGCCCGTGCTGGTGCACGGCGATGCAGCCTTCGGTGGCCAGGGTGTGAACCAGGAGACCCTGGCGCTGGCACAAACCCGCGGTTACACCACGGGCGGCACGGTGCATATCATCATCAACAACCAAATTGGCTTTACCACCTCGGACCCGCGCGACATGCGCTCGTCCACGTTCTGCACCGACATCGTCAAGATGGTCGAGGCACCCGTGCTGCACGTCAATGGTGACGATCCCGAGGCCGTGGTGCTGGCCACGCAACTGGCGCTGGAGTTCCGCATGGAGTTCCGCGAGGATGTGGTGGTGGACATCACCTGCTTTCGCAAGCTGGGCCACAACGAGCAGGACACCCCCAGCCTGACCCAGCCGCTGATGTACAAAAAGATTGCGGCCCATCCTGGCACCCGCAAGCTTTATGCCGACAAGCTCGCTGCACAAGGCCTTGGCGCCAATCTGGGTGACGAGATGATCACGGCGTACCGCGCTGCCATGGACGCAGGCAAGCACACGGTGGACCCGGTACTGACCAACTTCAAGGGCAAGTACGCCGTGGACTGGTCGCCCTTCCTGGGCAAGAAGTGGACCGACGCCGGCGACACCGCCATTCCGCTGACCGAGTGGAAGCGGCTGTCCGAAAAGCTCACCACCATTCCGGACAGCGTTGCGCCGCACCAGCTGGTCAAGAAGGTGTATGACGACCGCGCCGCCATGGGCCGTGGTGAAGTCAACGTGGACTGGGGCATGGGCGAGAGCATGGCCTTTGCCTCGCTGGTGGCCAGTGGTTACCCGGTGCGCCTGTCGGGTGAGGACTCGGGCCGTGGCACCTTCACGCACCGCCACGCCGTCATTCACGACCAAAAGC from Acidovorax sp. T1 includes the following:
- a CDS encoding AI-2E family transporter codes for the protein MQPSSFENRVFLILLTLVTLAFGAILWQFHGAVFWGVVLAILFAPLHRRLLRRMPGSPNLAALATLVLCLVMVILPMTLIAVSLVQEATGIYDRTKSGQLNFGQYLQQIIAALPAWAAGLLDRFNLTTLGQVQEKLSSVAVQASQFVATKALNIGQNTLEFMVGFGVMLYLLFFLLRDGAALAKRISHATPLDSEHKRQLTSKFTTVIRATVKGNIVVAASQGALGGLIFWILGIQGPVLWGVAMAFLSLLPAVGAGLVWGPVALYFLATGATLQGVVLTLYGIGVIGLVDNVLRPILVGKDTKMPDYVVLISTLGGMALFGLTGFVIGPAIAALFIASWDLFAPPNSPASPPDSKR
- a CDS encoding transporter substrate-binding domain-containing protein, giving the protein MAEPRALPSGGAAVQPRPLWRAIQRRVWLAALAALAAAGWVAMSRWPADAYLLVAAFAPANLSAPAPGPLLLQARERGVLRVGVREYPRPSLPSDPLPPEPDSYDAGLASHIAQQLGVKVQLVGLAPEQVATATAAGQVDLVLAGSPPGPAGTPTPMRGAVPYVKGPGRIVVMRKSPLESPAHLAGLNVCVAQGSPYAEPLRERLGARPVQYRSAVHAVSAFMAGECAALAEDEGLLQRLLAQTEWRFYRLLDDAIAPAPSAQVQLAQADPESARHLDAVLDQWRAQGLEAQARLQRTSEIMLEVALLQDGAICH
- a CDS encoding ABC transporter substrate-binding protein produces the protein MTLATSRRSALKTLTALTAASWGLAACSRPDEQAAATAGATAPPAASNSKIVEFLYPDNPSFDLIYLADRLGYFEGTSTRPKYVGKVAAPQIIPLVGTGDIHFGARMVPLVISAIASGADMKVVAAGGKTLQEAPHMKYFVKKSSGIRQPKDLEGKTIGFNSFGACAEFVTKKYLREHGVDVNKINFIVVPDNQNEQAVVTGNVDLAIIHPPHSGGAEANTDLLRLWSDFDLDGGLGGMSPYSVNGKFARENPQAVRDVVAALAKAGNWVNANPEEARKYTAERIGMDLKHVERYAYVDNQLITEPPIQYYIDILQAEGKLAPGKVKVADVYTNEFNPHAKG
- a CDS encoding ABC transporter permease; its protein translation is MTTSTTSVTAAAAIATTGPAPVESTATHLGLLRALRRGLERSACILLFLAVWELLPRAGWVNPAFLSPPSDVVRAIATLVDNGQLWKHVTASLQRSLIGLLLAISSGVGLGLLMGAIQRFEAFMDPLLQLFRQVSAFALFPVFLLFLGIGESSKVAIIFWAAFWPVLLNTIGGVKQVDKLLVHSALSMGASRGYIFFRVVLPAASPSIFTGIRLAGAYSITALVAAEMIGAHAGLGFLTLNAQEIFQIPTMYAGILLLALLGLGLNYLLALIEARLTGWRKGLEFHG
- a CDS encoding ABC transporter ATP-binding protein; this translates as MSDAKIVARGVQMDFQVRDELGQKKTISALKNFDLDVRPGEFFTILGPSGCGKSTFLSMLAGLSRKTGGSITIDGRPAEGINQHQGVVFQGYALFPWRTVLRNIEVGLEIRKVPKAERRRTAQEFLELVGLEGFGHRYPHELSGGMRQRVAIARSLAYNPDLLLMDEPFAALDAQTREILQSELLRIWELHKKTIVFITHSLDEAIYLSDRIAVMTHRPGRIKAILDVPLPRPRAPEIRNSTAFVQLRQQAWEILRDEVAFASNHRQEPLAPLVPTAPDFRLALTGFAI